One part of the Anaeromyxobacter sp. Fw109-5 genome encodes these proteins:
- the lpdA gene encoding dihydrolipoyl dehydrogenase: protein MATKTFDAVVIGAGVGGYPAAIRLAQLGKKVALVEKETLGGVCLNWGCIPSKALIAAANLVDEIKGAAERGIVSGEPKVDVAKLREFKNGVVKKLTSGVGLLEKGNGVEVVKGTATFVSATAIDVEQNGERTRIEAQAFIVATGGRPVEIPGFAFDGKDVWSAKEAVDLPEVPKRLVCIGGGIIGMELGTVYAKLGAQVTFLEALPQILTGVDPEAVRFVQKNLRQRGVTVHVNAKAKGFEKKGGALAVKAEVDGKETTIECDKILVAVGFRPSPEGLGLEKIGVKIAPKGIEVDAQYRTSVPSVFAIGDVTGGPFLAHKASKEGEIAAEVIAGMKSARDWVAMPGGIFTDPEIGTVGLSEEEARALGHDPITGKFAFGALGRAIAIDHTDGFVKVIADRASKLILGVTVVGPEAADLIAEATLALEMGAYLEDVALTIHAHPTLPEAFMEACKVALGEPIHMLKPPERKKKGEQAAPARA from the coding sequence ATGGCCACCAAGACCTTCGATGCCGTCGTGATCGGCGCCGGCGTCGGCGGGTACCCCGCCGCCATCCGGCTCGCGCAGCTCGGGAAGAAGGTGGCGCTCGTCGAGAAGGAGACGCTCGGCGGCGTGTGCCTGAACTGGGGGTGCATCCCGTCCAAGGCCCTCATCGCCGCGGCGAACCTCGTGGACGAGATCAAGGGCGCCGCCGAGCGCGGCATCGTGAGCGGCGAGCCGAAGGTGGACGTCGCGAAGCTGCGCGAGTTCAAGAACGGCGTGGTGAAGAAGCTCACGAGCGGCGTCGGCCTCCTCGAGAAGGGGAACGGCGTCGAGGTGGTGAAGGGCACGGCCACCTTCGTCTCGGCCACGGCCATCGACGTCGAGCAGAACGGCGAGCGGACGCGCATCGAGGCGCAGGCGTTCATCGTCGCGACGGGCGGGCGCCCCGTCGAGATCCCGGGCTTCGCGTTCGACGGCAAGGACGTGTGGAGCGCGAAGGAGGCCGTCGATCTCCCCGAGGTGCCGAAGCGCCTCGTCTGCATCGGCGGCGGCATCATCGGGATGGAGCTCGGCACGGTCTACGCGAAGCTCGGCGCGCAGGTGACGTTCCTCGAGGCGCTGCCGCAGATCCTCACCGGCGTCGACCCGGAGGCCGTGCGGTTCGTCCAGAAGAACCTGCGGCAGCGCGGCGTCACGGTGCACGTGAACGCGAAGGCGAAGGGGTTCGAGAAGAAGGGCGGCGCGCTCGCCGTCAAGGCGGAGGTGGACGGGAAGGAGACGACCATCGAGTGCGACAAGATCCTCGTCGCGGTCGGGTTCCGGCCGAGCCCCGAGGGCCTGGGGCTCGAGAAGATCGGCGTGAAGATCGCGCCGAAGGGGATCGAGGTCGACGCGCAGTACCGGACGAGCGTCCCGTCGGTCTTCGCGATCGGCGACGTGACGGGCGGGCCGTTCCTCGCGCACAAGGCGTCGAAGGAGGGCGAGATCGCGGCGGAGGTGATCGCCGGGATGAAGTCCGCGCGCGACTGGGTCGCGATGCCCGGCGGCATCTTCACGGATCCGGAGATCGGCACGGTCGGGCTCTCCGAGGAGGAGGCCCGTGCGCTGGGGCACGATCCGATCACCGGGAAGTTCGCCTTCGGCGCGCTCGGGCGCGCGATCGCGATCGACCACACCGACGGGTTCGTGAAGGTGATCGCCGACCGCGCCTCGAAGCTCATCCTGGGCGTGACGGTGGTCGGGCCGGAGGCGGCGGACCTCATCGCCGAGGCCACGCTCGCGCTGGAGATGGGCGCCTACCTCGAGGACGTCGCGCTCACCATCCACGCCCACCCGACGCTCCCCGAGGCGTTCATGGAGGCGTGCAAGGTGGCGCTGGGCGAGCCCATCCACATGCTCAAGCCACCCGAGCGCAAGAAGAAGGGCGAGCAGGCGGCGCCGGCGCGCGCGTGA